In Prescottella soli, a genomic segment contains:
- a CDS encoding PaaI family thioesterase, giving the protein MSSNVIPLTTEDARAHLTSQPFSVLLGARLVSFDADGAVLEVDARPDLLQQNGFLHGGVLAYAADNCLTYAAGTVLGPGVLTGGMTIEYVRPAQGRTLRATARVVHSGRRRAVCRCELEMVADDGSTRLCAVAQGTVLPVAAP; this is encoded by the coding sequence TTGAGCAGCAACGTCATTCCGCTCACCACCGAGGACGCCCGTGCGCACCTGACGTCCCAGCCCTTCAGTGTCCTGCTGGGCGCCCGACTGGTCTCGTTCGACGCGGACGGCGCAGTCCTCGAGGTCGACGCCCGACCGGACCTGCTGCAGCAGAACGGCTTCCTCCACGGCGGCGTGCTGGCCTACGCCGCCGACAACTGCCTCACCTACGCGGCCGGCACCGTGCTCGGGCCGGGCGTGCTGACCGGCGGCATGACCATCGAGTACGTGCGGCCGGCGCAGGGTCGCACGCTGCGCGCCACCGCGCGGGTCGTCCATTCGGGACGACGCCGCGCGGTGTGCCGGTGCGAGTTGGAGATGGTCGCCGACGACGGCAGCACCCGGCTGTGTGCCGTCGCGCAGGGCACCGTCCTGCCCGTCGCCGCCCCCTGA
- the pcaG gene encoding protocatechuate 3,4-dioxygenase subunit alpha, translated as MTRIDQHPNASTPHPMVTRFPETPSQTGGPYVHIGLAPQQAGFDVFDNNFGNDLVADATVGERITIEGRVFDGSGTLVRDALLEIWQANAAGKYAHRLDPQDKQIDPAFRGWGRTGADFDSGVFEFRTVKPGPVDADGGRVQAPHVCVAVFARGINVGLHTRIYFDDEAERNAADPILSGIEWETRRETLIAKRSERDGKVFYTFDIRLQDTPDGGAETVFFDI; from the coding sequence ATGACCCGAATCGACCAGCACCCCAACGCCTCCACGCCGCACCCGATGGTGACGCGGTTCCCCGAGACGCCGTCGCAGACCGGCGGACCCTACGTCCACATCGGGCTCGCGCCGCAGCAGGCCGGCTTCGACGTCTTCGACAACAACTTCGGCAACGACCTGGTCGCCGACGCCACCGTCGGCGAGCGGATCACGATCGAGGGCCGGGTGTTCGACGGCAGCGGCACCCTGGTGCGCGACGCGCTGCTCGAGATCTGGCAGGCCAACGCCGCCGGCAAGTACGCGCACCGACTCGATCCGCAGGACAAGCAGATCGATCCCGCGTTCCGCGGCTGGGGCCGGACCGGCGCCGACTTCGACTCGGGCGTCTTCGAGTTCCGCACCGTCAAGCCGGGCCCGGTCGACGCGGACGGTGGTCGCGTCCAGGCCCCGCACGTCTGCGTCGCGGTCTTCGCGCGCGGCATCAACGTGGGACTGCACACCCGCATCTACTTCGACGACGAGGCCGAGCGCAACGCCGCCGATCCGATCCTGTCGGGCATCGAGTGGGAGACCCGGCGCGAGACGCTGATCGCGAAGCGGTCGGAGCGCGACGGAAAGGTGTTCTACACCTTCGATATCCGCCTCCAGGACACGCCCGATGGCGGCGCCGAAACGGTGTTCTTCGACATCTGA
- the pcaH gene encoding protocatechuate 3,4-dioxygenase subunit beta, whose protein sequence is MTIGEFVERDATVHPPALTPSYKTSVLRSPRNALISPRNTLSEITGPVFGANELGEKDNDLILNFAKDGLPIGERIIVHGYVRDEFGNPVSGALVEVWQANAGGRYRHKTDRYLAPIDPNFGGCGRMLTDRNGYYVFRTIKPGPYPWGNNANAWRPSHIHMSLSADGWAQRLITQLYFEGDPLIERCPIARTIPTIEQVRSLIAQEDPANNVPFDARTFRFDVTLRGRRATFFENTVPGSSR, encoded by the coding sequence ATGACCATCGGCGAATTCGTCGAACGCGATGCCACGGTGCATCCGCCGGCGCTGACCCCGTCCTACAAGACCAGCGTGCTGCGCTCGCCGCGCAACGCCCTCATCTCGCCGCGGAACACGCTCTCCGAGATCACCGGGCCGGTGTTCGGGGCGAACGAACTGGGGGAGAAGGACAACGACCTGATCCTCAACTTCGCCAAGGACGGGCTGCCGATCGGCGAGCGCATCATCGTTCACGGCTACGTGCGCGACGAGTTCGGCAACCCGGTCTCCGGCGCGCTGGTGGAGGTGTGGCAGGCCAACGCGGGCGGACGCTACCGGCACAAGACGGACCGGTACCTCGCCCCGATCGACCCCAACTTCGGCGGCTGCGGCCGGATGCTCACCGACCGCAACGGCTACTACGTCTTCCGCACCATCAAGCCCGGCCCGTACCCGTGGGGCAACAACGCCAACGCCTGGCGCCCCTCGCACATCCACATGTCCCTCAGCGCCGACGGCTGGGCGCAGCGGCTGATCACGCAGCTGTACTTCGAGGGGGACCCGCTGATCGAGCGGTGCCCCATCGCCCGGACCATCCCCACGATCGAGCAGGTGCGCAGCCTGATCGCGCAGGAGGACCCGGCCAACAACGTGCCGTTCGACGCCCGCACCTTCCGCTTCGACGTCACCCTGCGCGGACGTCGGGCCACCTTCTTCGAGAACACCGTCCCGGGATCCTCGCGATGA